Proteins from a genomic interval of Papaver somniferum cultivar HN1 chromosome 4, ASM357369v1, whole genome shotgun sequence:
- the LOC113271508 gene encoding chalcone synthase-like: protein MVTVEEIRNAQRAEGPANVLAIGTATPANCVLQADYPDYYFRITKSEHMTELKEKFKRMCEKSQIRKRYMHITEEILNENPNMCEYMAPSLDARQDIVVVEVPRLGKEAASKAIKEWGQPKSKITHLVVCTTSGVDMPGADYQLSKLLGLRPSVKRLMMYQQGCFAGGTVMRLAKDLAENNAGARVLVVCSEITAVTFRGPADTHLDSLVGQALFGDGAGAMIIGADPDITIERPLFQIVSAAQTILPDSHGAIDGHLREVGLTFHLLKDVPGLISKNIEKSLDEAFKPIGITDWNSLFWIAHPGGPAILDQVEAKLGLKEEKLKATRHVLSEYGNMSSACVLFILDEMRKKSLEEGKSTTGDGLEWGVLFGFGPGLTVETVVLHSIPTTV, encoded by the exons ATGGTGACCGTAGAGGAAATACGAAATGCGCAAAGAGCTGAAGGGCCTGCCAATGTCTTAGCTATTGGAACTGCAACTCCAGCCAATTGTGTTTTGCAAGCTGACTACCCTGATTACTACTTTAGAATTACCAAGAGCGAACATATGACTGAACTCAAAGAGAAATTCAAGCGAATGT GCGAGAAATCTCAGATAAGGAAACGTTACATGCATATCACTGAAGAAATTCTGAACGAAAATCCTAACATGTGCGAATACATGGCTCCATCACTTGATGCACGTCAAgacattgttgttgttgaagtaccAAGACTAGGAAAAGAAGCTGCATCAAAAGCTATTAAAGAATGGGGCCAACCCAAGTCAAAAATCACTCATTTAGTCGTTTGCACTACTTCTGGTGTCGACATGCCTGGAGCTGATTACCAACTCAGTAAGCTCCTCGGCCTCCGTCCTTCGGTAAAACGACTGATGATGTACCAACAAGGTTGTTTCGCTGGGGGGACTGTCATGCGTCTTGCTAAGGACTTAGCTGAGAACAACGCCGGTGCACGTGTACTTGTTGTGTGCTCAGAGATTACAGCCGTTACTTTCCGTGGACCAGCTGATACTCACTTAGACTCCCTCGTGGGACAAGCTCTTTTTGGTGATGGTGCAGGTGCTATGATTATCGGAGCAGACCCTGACATAACAATAGAGCGTCCACTTTTCCAAATCGTTTCTGCGGCTCAGACTATTCTCCCTGATTCGCATGGTGCTATCGACGGACATTTACGTGAAGTTGGTCTGACTTTTCACTTATTGAAAGATGTTCCCGGCTTGATCTCTAAGAACATCGAGAAGAGTTTAGATGAGGCTTTTAAGCCAATTGGTATCACTGATTGGAATTCTTTGTTCTGGATTGCACACCCTGGTGGACCAGCAATTCTTGACCAAGTTGAGGCTAAACTAGGATTAAAAGAAGAGAAGCTCAAGGCAACTCGTCACGTGCTGAGTGAATATGGTAATATGTCGAGCGCTTGTGTTCTATTCATCCTTGATGAGATGAGAAAGAAGTCCCTCGAAGAAGGAAAATCGACTACCGGAGATGGATTGGAATGGGGAGTTCTGTTTGGTTTTGGACCCGGTCTTACAGTTGAAACGGTTGTGCTTCACAGCATCCCTACCACTGTTTGA
- the LOC113271507 gene encoding chalcone synthase-like, with protein sequence MVTVEEIRNAQRAEGPANVLAIGTATPANCVLQADYPDYYFKITKSEHMTDLKEKFKRMCEKSQIRKRYMHITEEILNENPNMCEYMAPSLDARQDIVVVEVPRLGKEAASKAIKEWGQPKSKITHLVVCTTSGVDMPGADYQLSKLLGLRPSVKRLMMYQQGCFAGGTVMRLAKDLAENNAGARVLVVCSEITAVTFRGPADTHLDSLVGQALFGDGAGAMIIGADPDISVERPLFQIVSAAQTILPDSHGAIDGHLREVGLTFHLLKDVPGLISKNIEKSLDEAFKPIGITDWNSLFWIAHPGGPAILDQVEAKLGLKEEKLRATRHVLSEYGNMSSACVLFILDEMRKRSIEEGKSTTGDGLDWGVLFGFGPGLTVETVVLHSIPTI encoded by the exons ATGGTAACTGTTGAGGAAATCCGCAATGCTCAAAGAGCCGAGGGTCCAGCTAATGTGTTGGCTATTGGGACTGCAACTCCAGCCAATTGTGTCTTACAAGCTGATTACCCTGACTACTACTTCAAAATCACTAAGAGCGAACATATGActgatctcaaagagaaattcaAGCGAATGT GCGAGAAGTCACAGATTAGAAAACGTTACATGCATATCACTGAAGAAATTCTGAATGAAAACCCCAACATGTGTGAATACATGGCTCCATCACTTGATGCACGTCAAGACATAGTTGTTGTTGAAGTACCAAGACTAGGAAAAGAAGCTGCATCAAAAGCTATCAAAGAATGGGGTCAACCAAAATCAAAGATCACTCATTTAGTTGTTTGCACTACTTCTGGTGTTGACATGCCTGGTGCTGATTACCAACTCAGTAAACTACTGGGTCTTCGTCCTTCGGTTAAACGGTTGATGATGTACCAACAAGGTTGTTTCGCTGGTGGGACTGTCATGCGTCTTGCCAAAGACTTGGCTGAGAATAACGCTGGTGCACGTGTACTTGTTGTGTGTTCAGAAATCACAGCAGTTACTTTCCGTGGTCCAGCTGATACTCACTTAGACTCCCTTGTGGGACAAGCTCTTTTTGGTGATGGTGCAGGTGCTATGATCATCGGAGCTGACCCTGATATTTCAGTGGAACGTCCACTTTTCCAAATCGTTTCCGCGGCTCAGACTATTCTCCCCGATTCACATGGAGCAATCGATGGACATTTACGTGAAGTTGGTCTGACTTTTCACTTATTGAAAGATGTTCCCGGCTTGATCTCTAAGAACATCGAGAAGAGCTTAGATGAAGCTTTCAAACCAATTGGTATCACTGATTGGAATTCTTTGTTCTGGATTGCTCACCCTGGTGGTCCAGCAATTCTTGACCAGGTTGAGGCTAAACTAGGATTAAAAGAAGAGAAACTCCGAGCAACTCGTCATGTATTGAGCGAGTACGGTAACATGTCAAGCGCGTGTGTCCTTTTCATTCTTGACGAGATGAGAAAGAGGTCCATTGAAGAAGGAAAATCCACTACCGGAGATGGGTTGGATTGGGGAGTTCTATTCGGTTTCGGACCGGGTCTTACGGTTGAAACCGTTGTGCTTCATAGTATCCCAACTATTTAA